From the uncultured Methanomethylovorans sp. genome, the window ATTGAGGGAGGCAGGAGGTAGTATTGTGCTAAAAACCAACATGGAAAAAACAAAAGATGAGATCCTTTTCAAGATTAAAAAATCTATCAAGGAGTTTGATGAAAAGGAAGTAAAGTCAGCTGTAACAGAAGGTATACATAAGGGAATAGACCCTGTAATACTTGCTGAAGACGGATGCATAGCAGCTATGAGAGAGGTAGGAGACATGTTTGAGTCTGATGAAGTGCTACTTCTTCAGGTACTTGCTGCATCCTCAGCCATGAAAGCAGGTATGGAAATACTAGCTCCTGAAATTGAAAAAGGGCATGCTGAACTCAAACACCACGATAAAGCTGTCATCAGCTCTCAAAAAGAGGAGGAAAACTCAATTAAGAAGTCTATATTGGAAATAATGTTAATGGTAAACGATTTCGATGTTATAGAACTCACAGAAAATGAATCCATAATAGACTTCATTGAAAAAGATACTACTCTGAATATTTCCACAGATTGCAAAAAGCAGCTTGATGAAGTAATACATTCCCACCCAGAGGCTGCAATATTACAGCTCTGCAATGGTTTGGATAGAACCTGTTAAAGTTATATTCAAGCCAATTTTTATTTTATTGTTTTCCCTTAGTTTTCTACTGCAAACAATGCCAAGATGAAGTATACCTCATCATTATGCAGATGAGTATATACTTTTGTGTAGATATCTTTATATAATATAATTCACTTTTTTTAATTAGAGCTTGGAAATAAAAGATAGGCTGCAGGCCACCGATATAAATTTTAAAAAAAAGGAAGCGATCAGTATGGACAAAACGATAATGGATCTGGAAAAGAACCTTGATACCCTCCATGAAATGTTCAAGAGATACGCTCAAGTATCTCAGCAGTATCATAAGCAAATCTCTGACTCCAATATTAGCGAGGAAAAGAAGGCAGAACTGTTGGAAAAGCTAAAAGCTGAAAATGAGAAGGTAATAAGAGCAAAAATGCAGATCCAACAGCTGGAAATGAACCTGGAAGCTTTGAAGGGATCAAAAGAGAAAATGAGTCCAGTGTCCACTAGAGAAAATGAGAAGAAAACAGAAGATACTGCTTACCTTGTAGCATATTGCTGATTATCTCTTTTCTCCTCCCATGACAGAGTTCCGTTCATTATACGGATTACTCTGTCACAGTATTTGCAACTTGGGTCATGGGTCACTATAATGATAGTCTGCCCTTGAAGCCTTAATTCCTCGAATATCGTTACAATTTTGTTTCTTGTACTGCTGTCTACCTCTTCAGTAGGTTCGTCAGTTGGAATTATGGAAGAATTATTTGCAATGGATAACCTCGCTGTTCTCCCCCAGAAAGTTCATTTGGCCTGTGATACAGGCATTTTTCAAGTCCAAACCCCTTAGCAGCTCTTCTGCTCTCTTCATCCTACCTCTTTTAGAGCCACTCAGCTCCACGATTGCAACAAGCTCTCCTGCCCAACGTTTCAATGATAGAGCCTGCTCAGCACCTGCAACAGGAAAGACCAGTGGGATAAAAAGAAAAAAATGGTAAGAAATAGTCGAATCTCATGTTGGCCACAGAAGTTTACCCTGTAATCCGTGTACCAAGATGAACTCCTTTTTGAGACCCAGAACCTTTGTTTTCCTGCATAATGACATTTGCTACGCTCTTTGGGTCTGCCCCGTGCATGACAATAGTATTTATATTACAGCGTTCTATAATTTTAGCTGCCAGGGGATCCACAGGTGACTGAGAACCAGCCTTCATCTCGGTGGAAATTACTATTTTTATAAGTTCTTTGGCAGTCATAGTTTCATACTTGACCGCATTAGGATCTTTTTTTGGATCAGCAGAGTATACTCCATCGACAGATGTTGCAATAACAATAAGATCGGCTTTAAGGTATTCAGCAACTATGACAGTCACAGCATCAGTAGTCTGTCCTGGAATAACCCCTCCCATAACAACGATCTTGCCTGAAGAAAGTGCTTTCCAGGCTTCTTTGTAGTCAAGTGGAGGTTCTGGATATGCATTTTCTCCCAGTGCAGTAATAAGTAGCTGTGCATTCAAACGGGTTATGGAGATACCAATGTAATCCGATTCAGCTTCATTAGCTCCCAAGCTTCTTGCAGTTCTGATGTAATCCCTGGCAGCAACGCCTCCTCCGACAACAACTATTAGTTTGTGTTCTTTCGCCAGATCCGTGAGCATATCGGCGTAGGCGCGGAAACTTTCGGGACTAAGGTCCTTTGC encodes:
- a CDS encoding B12-binding domain-containing protein — encoded protein: MLKTNMEKTKDEILFKIKKSIKEFDEKEVKSAVTEGIHKGIDPVILAEDGCIAAMREVGDMFESDEVLLLQVLAASSAMKAGMEILAPEIEKGHAELKHHDKAVISSQKEEENSIKKSILEIMLMVNDFDVIELTENESIIDFIEKDTTLNISTDCKKQLDEVIHSHPEAAILQLCNGLDRTC
- the pyrH gene encoding UMP kinase, with the protein product MLIALSVGGSILAKDLSPESFRAYADMLTDLAKEHKLIVVVGGGVAARDYIRTARSLGANEAESDYIGISITRLNAQLLITALGENAYPEPPLDYKEAWKALSSGKIVVMGGVIPGQTTDAVTVIVAEYLKADLIVIATSVDGVYSADPKKDPNAVKYETMTAKELIKIVISTEMKAGSQSPVDPLAAKIIERCNINTIVMHGADPKSVANVIMQENKGSGSQKGVHLGTRITG